A window of the Fusarium poae strain DAOMC 252244 chromosome 3, whole genome shotgun sequence genome harbors these coding sequences:
- a CDS encoding hypothetical protein (BUSCO:9698at5125), protein MSPLDPDTLPTPSSSSRPKGTPSITPRRFNRFWQPRQVQTQPLPKFRTALGSLVEADTNQQPVSPQSLFSDNILPSSPTERFQDDSRKRKLQLDASETEGDLKRPTLNLDDMPPLRLTRSSSSNLSVDNGLKASDSFSSEASLESLDSCRRATLSSFFKTSRGVAKTPKKGNTVKTTNIGHEEPQPDDEPFNYAPRPIRKFANRGFTSQLLNREHGLGYSSGQSLLRTPASDPRTETARFHSRCIDSYECLAPSGSRTIPFCLASTHNAPVTAVGDEEGCVRFFDTSANDDPSEEKDLGVHTVHDNAIWDMDFSNDDMRLATTAGDAALVMDVTTKTVAARLSEGHYSSTRQVAWQKGQSIGNVLTTSDKAGRIRLWDLRCPPSHVRSFSTVSCSETGRRTVTMRDETLRPLQASAVNTLDNTHERNAHGKISVASVTAIQWLPADREHLLLSASEAEAVVKLWDLRYINRRHQEKSIPLSSTAVPSNHAWRSYGITSLALSSDAARMYAVCKDNTIYAYSMAHLMLGHAPELKDLATKRRPIASQGLGPLYGFKHDSFAARTFFVKCSMRQKGISHSSDLLAVGSSESSAVLFPTDERYLRSVCDQRAHLLDPPGSAPTPSRSFSSAAGAEPSSSTIPIFRNGTPLIHGHTREVSNVSWSYDGKLVSASDDSVVRQWQEDEGRARYFRQVGDFGGERYFAGWADVGDDWDIDDDE, encoded by the exons ATGTCCCCTCTGGATCCCGATACTCTTCCTACgccttcatcatcgtcacgaCCAAAAGGAACGCCTTCGATCACCCCTAGAAGATTTAATCGATTCTGGCAGCCCAGGCAGGTTCAGACGCAGCCATTGCCAAAGTTTAGGACTGCTCTTGGTAGCTTGGTTGAGGCCGACACTAATCAGCAACCCGTCTCACCTCAATCGCTTTTTAGTGACAACATCCTGCCATCATCTCCCACGGAAAGGTTTCAAGATGACTCACGGAAGAGGAAGCTCCAGCTCGATGCTTCCGAGACGGAGGGTGACCTCAAGAGGCCAACTTTGAACCTGGATGATATGCCACCACTTCGACTGACTCGCTCAAGCTCTTCGAACTTGAGTGTTGATAATGGTTTGAAGGCATCGGATAGTTTCAGTAGTGAAGCTAGTCTGGAGAGCCTTGATAGCTGTAGAAGAGCTACTTTG AGCAGTTTCTTCAAGACCAGTCGTGGAGTTGCTAAAACCCCAAAGAAGGGCAATACCGTCAAAACTACCAATATTGGTCATGAAGAACCTCAGCCTGATGAT GAACCATTCAACTACGCACCCAGGCCCATTAGGAAATTCGCCAACAGAGGCTTCACTTCTCAATTGCTAAATCGTGAACATGGACTCGGATATTCAAGCGGTCAATCCCTTCTTCGCACGCCTGCATCCGATCCCCGAACCGAAACAGCACGGTTTCACAGTCGTTGCATCGATTCGTACGAGTGTCTCGCTCCTAGCGGTAGTCGCACCATTCCCTTCTGTCTCGCAAGCACTCATAATGCTCCTGTGACGGCCGTCGGCGATGAAGAAGGTTGCGTTAGGTTCTTTGACACTTCTGCAAACGATGATCCGAGCGAGGAAAAAGATCTGGGCGTCCATACCGTCCACGACAATGCCATCTGGGATATGGACTTTTCCAATGACGACATGCGTCTTGCAACCACGGCTGGTGATGCAGCCTTGGTAATGGATGTGACGACCAAGACTGTGGCAGCCAGACTCTCTGAAGGTCACTACAGTTCAACTCGACAAGTTGCTTGGCAGAAGGGCCAGTCCATCGGCAATGTGTTGACCACCTCAGACAAGGCTGGCCGTATCCGTTTGTGGGATCTGCGATGTCCACCTTCTCATGTCAGAAGCTTTTCGACGGTGAGTTGTAGTGAGACAGGTCGACGGACTGTCACTATGAGAGATGAGACTCTCCGGCCATTGCAAGCATCTGCCGTGAACACTCTTGACAATACCCATGAACGTAATGCTCATGGAAAGATTTCTGTTGCGTCCGTCACCGCTATCCAATGGCTCCCCGCCGATCGTGAACATCTGCTACTATCCGCCTCCGAAGCAGAGGCTGTTGTCAAGCTCTGGGATCTCCGATACATCAACCGTCGGCATCAGGAGAAGAGTATTCCTCTGTCCTCCACAGCCGTGCCATCCAACCACGCCTGGCGCTCATACGGAATCACCTCCCTGGCCCTTAGTAGTGACGCCGCTCGTATGTACGCTGTATGCAAAGACAACACCATCTACGCCTACTCCATGGCTCATCTCATGCTCGGCCACGCTCCTGAACTCAAAGACCTCGCTACGAAGAGAAGACCCATTGCTTCCCAAGGTCTAGGTCCCCTGTATGGTTTCAAACACGATTCGTTCGCCGCCAGAACATTCTTCGTTAAGTGCAGCATGCGGCAAAAGGGCATATCTCACTCATCTGACCTCCTCGCCGTCGGGAGCTCCGAATCTTCGGCCGTGCTCTTCCCTACTGATGAGCGCTATCTTCGTTCAGTCTGCGACCAGCGTGCTCACCTCCTCGATCCCCCCGGATCCGCCCCTACGCCCTCCCGTTCTTTCTCATCCGCCGCCGGCGCTGAACCCAGCTCATCTACTATCCCGATCTTCCGCAACGGCACGCCCCTTATCCACGGTCACACCCGCGAAGTTTCAAATGTCAGCTGGAGTTACGACGGGAAGCTGGTCAGCGCGTCGGACGATTCCGTTGTCCGCCAGTGGCAAGAAGACGAAGGTCGAGCGCGATATTTCAGACAGGTTGGCGACTTTGGTGGAGAGCGATACTTTGCAGGCTGGGCAGACGTGGGAGACGACTGGGACattgatgacgatgagtaa
- a CDS encoding hypothetical protein (TransMembrane:2 (i193-212o468-488i)~BUSCO:34713at5125) yields MAALQPDVPQHPQPPSQPQPQLHQYDRPLAESIAIATRSVHAKLNKLIIARLPLALPPVAADSSSYITGLLHITPIYITFETLWRDIIELGSPLGCGNDVEAFLPQNSPTGPPNTPSQIDAHEFTNRSRMLALLQQLYLPGLMRSERLKADIANLSGWSNSTVEEQLRLVEQNGRLGDFLQHIRRTVHNRPHVLLSYSYILFMALFAGGRFIRATLESAGDEFWDRLPSPVLPSLVPCEENTRRTKRASGLSDDQIPQDDFHHHATHTMPLRFFHFQTPEDGEDLKREFKRRLASMEEELSPHEKQDIVQESICIFENMTLLVQQLDRLCDDPSREGNDSPTPSLLDLVDQFHPFRSRLRDSVSIAKDRIQKSPKLSPNRTKLAWSIWKYYGAASSPVEPESGIKVPIGHPGLSNDASIELCPAFSKSMRFDKTLPRPTRCPAKSIGEEHDLGECLQVASKKLNSIGFINWLIILTVGVIILGALCSVRHGRDVTMVEA; encoded by the coding sequence ATGGCAGCGCTTCAACCTGATGTCCCacaacatcctcagcctccatctcaacctcaacctcaacttcACCAATACGATCGTCCGTTGGCCGAGTCTATTGCCATTGCTACAAGGTCGGTGCACGCAAAGCTTAACAAGCTTATTATCGCACGTTTACCGCTTGCGTTGCCTCCTGTTGCTGCCGATTCGTCTTCGTACATCACTGGACTATTACATATTACGCCCATCTACATCACCTTCGAGACACTATGGCGAGATATAATCGAGTTGGGATCTCCTTTAGGATGCGGAAATGACGTCGAAGCATTCCTTCCACAGAATTCGCCGACTGGACCTCCCAACACTCCCTCACAAATCGATGCTCACGAATTCACGAATCGTAGCAGAATGCTGGCATTGCTTCAGCAACTTTATCTTCCAGGACTAATGCGATCTGAACGTCTCAAAGCTGATATTGCAAATTTGTCAGGGTGGTCAAATAGCACCGTTGAGGAGCAGCTACGCCTGGTTGAGCAGAATGGTCGACTGGGGGATTTTCTCCAGCACATAAGAAGAACGGTCCACAATCGACCTCACGTACTATTGTCTTATTCCTATATCTTGTTCATGGCTCTTTTTGCCGGCGGCCGTTTTATCAGAGCCACCCTAGAATCCGCCGGGGACGAGTTCTGGGACCGCTTACCTTCGCCGGTATTGCCATCTCTTGTACCTTGCGAGGAGAACACACGGCGAACTAAGCGAGCCAGCGGTTTGTCCGACGACCAGATTCCACAGGATGACTTTCATCACCATGCGACTCACACGATGCCTCTGCGGTTTTTCCACTTCCAGACTCCTGAAGACGGAGAAGATTTAAAACGCGAATTTAAGCGACGACTCGCTAGCATGGAGGAAGAATTGTCACCACATGAGAAGCAAGACATTGTCCAAGAATCAATTTGTATCTTCGAAAACATGACGCTTTTGGTCCAACAGCTCGACAGGCTCTGTGATGACCCATCACGCGAAGGAAACGACAGTCCGACACCCTCTCTGCTCGACTTGGTCGACCAATTCCATCCTTTCCGCTCTCGTCTCAGAGACAGCGTATCTATCGCCAAAGATAGAATTCAAAAATCTCCAAAACTATCACCGAACCGCACTAAATTAGCTTGGTCGATCTGGAAATACTACGGTGCGGCTTCATCTCCTGTGGAGCCAGAGAGTGGGATCAAGGTGCCGATCGGTCACCCTGGTCTGTCCAACGATGCGTCAATCGAACTTTGTCCAGCCTTTTCGAAGTCTATGAGGTTCGATAAGACCTTGCCACGACCGACGCGTTGCCCCGCCAAGTCCATAGGGGAAGAACATGATTTGGGTGAGTGTCTTCAGGTTGCTTCTAAGAAGCTCAACAGTATTGGCTTCATCAACTGGTTAATAATATTGACTGTCGGGGTTATTATCCTTGGAGCGTTATGTTCTGTACGTCACGGCCGCGATGTAACAATGGTGGAAGCATGA